A single Gemmatimonadota bacterium DNA region contains:
- a CDS encoding rhodanese-like domain-containing protein, whose amino-acid sequence MARFRNLPVDHVIDVRSKLEFWLGHLPGAVNVPLDALPNGLEDVDGLTTKSRILVYCASGMRSAQAAALLGRAGYARVTDGGGISQAKAEFEAA is encoded by the coding sequence ATGGCCCGTTTCCGGAATCTCCCCGTCGATCACGTCATCGATGTCCGCTCGAAGCTCGAGTTCTGGCTCGGCCACCTGCCCGGGGCCGTGAATGTGCCGCTCGATGCGCTCCCGAACGGCCTCGAGGACGTCGACGGGCTCACCACCAAGAGCAGGATCCTCGTCTATTGCGCGAGCGGCATGCGGTCGGCCCAAGCGGCCGCCCTCCTCGGCCGCGCCGGGTACGCCCGGGTCACGGACGGCGGCGGGATCTCCCAGGCCAAGGCGGAGTTCGAGGCGGCCTGA